ATAAGCCAAAGCATTCAAACACGAAACCAAGCCCCTTCCACAACCACTAGGAACTCTCGAACAAATCAAACATACCAACTCCAATCCACCATTTCTAGTAGCAATTGCAGCATTCCCCGATCCCTCAACACCACACAGCTCCGTCAATTCATTTAAAACTCCAATCACTTCCTCCAAATCAAAATCActcttaattttaaaattatcgcAACTCGAATCGATTTCAAACTGTTTTAATTTATTCAAACACTCGATCACGGGATTACTCTCCCCCGGAACACAAGTAACAATACCTACAATATGTAAATAAATAGACACAATTACACACAGATCAGTTCAAAAGTAGCTGAATAGTTCAAAATCagtatgtgtgtgtatatgtatgtaCCAGAGAGATCGACGCCTTGAAGAGTGAGAGTCTCGATAGCGTCTTGTAGTGCTTCGGTGGGGTCCATTCCGAGATTTTCGATGTTTTCTCTAACTGTATCGTTGAAAGTTTGTTGTGAA
This DNA window, taken from Apium graveolens cultivar Ventura unplaced genomic scaffold, ASM990537v1 ctg3577, whole genome shotgun sequence, encodes the following:
- the LOC141701202 gene encoding uncharacterized protein LOC141701202 isoform X3 codes for the protein MGGPQVTGPVRTISQQTFNDTVRENIENLGMDPTEALQDAIETLTLQGVDLSGIVTCVPGESNPVIECLNKLKQFEIDSSCDNFKIKSDFDLEEVIGVLNELTELCGVEGSGNAAIATRNGGLELVCLICSRVPSGCGRGLVSCLNALAYLLHDLQCTEIFRNSYGPEVVMRILNDGTDNVTMLSSGFSVIAVAATGNEVLKELFMDLKVDELMITLLKEQKNETISSLYDAIRVLLSADDNRVVASQIFSVLKYFEIAMDQRL
- the LOC141701202 gene encoding uncharacterized protein LOC141701202 isoform X4 — its product is MGGPQVTGPVRTISQQTFNDTVRENIENLGMDPTEALQDAIETLTLQGVDLSGIVTCVPGESNPVIECLNKLKQFEIDSSCDNFKIKSDFDLEEVIGVLNELTELCGVEGSGNAAIATRNGGLELVCLICSRVPSGCGRGLVSCLNALAYLLHDLQCTEIFRNSYGPEVVMRILNDGTDNVTMLSSGFSVIAVAATGNEVLKELFMDLKVDELMITLLKEQKNETISSLYDAIRVLLSADDNRVVASQVLLLMFRGRVIQ